TCCGCCATCTTTCTGGTCTGCTGGACTATTCTGTTATCTTTGGGATCCCAGCTGTCACTTTCTTGCTTCAGAAAAAAGGAGGTGGAGGTCAGTGAAAAAGCGTCTTTGGAATGAGAAGCAACCTACAAAGAAATATGGACAAATATTGTGTgagaacacaaaaatatttacaacataAAGAGCATCAATGTTAACTTCTTATATGAGTGACAGGAAGGAAAACTGACTCACTTGAGGACGAATTTTCGTGTgtgtaaaaaacatattttttccccattgcTTTCAGGGGAGTGTGGGTTGTGGGAGTGGTAAATTTCCGTCACATTTTGAAACATCCACTAAAAcatgataaaccaactaaatacTTACATTTCTTATTGTGTTTGGGGTTCTGTGTTTGATAATAGCTATCGTCTTTGATTCTGCAGCATCTTTATTCCTTCTTGGGAGAATCTCAGGCCTTTTGACGTTAGATGCAATGGGAACAGCCTGGACATGTCCATCTGGCAACATGCCTTGTAGACCTGCTCTGATCTTCTCCTTTGCCTCTTGGTGAATCCCATCCTGCTTACTGATCTCCTCCACCACATAGTGAGCTTTGGCTGACCAGCACTGAATCTTAACCTCCAGGTTAAATGTGTCGCAGAAAGAGCCAGTCTGGACAACGAGGCACATCTCACTGATGATATCAGACATCAGAAAACAGAGATGGTTATTGATGGACCGCAGGTTGGAACGTGTACGGATGTCCCGCATGTAGCTGAAGCTCTCTTCCACTTTTTTGGTGGCGGCTTTTACGTTTTCAAAAAGCAAACTAGCTGATTGTTCAAATCTTTGCTGTGCTTCTTCTGCCACATAAGCCATTTTGAGCAGGTTGTGGAGCACGGTGTCATAACTGTTATTTTCTTTGCTCAGAAGCCCAGAGAGCTCTTTCATCTTAATGATAACATTTCTCTGAAGGAGCTCTGGCTGAGCGAGTTGCAAGACACTTGGGGTCACACAGAGGTCCTCCGCAGCTTGAAGGTACCGCTCAGTCAGAGTTTTCAACTCATCCTGGAGTACTGTTAACTCTTTGGacttaaaaacacttttacAGGTTAGACTGGTGAGGTTCAAAGCCTCCTGGATTCTCAGTGAGCTCTCTGATAAGACTGAGAGCAGCTTTTGAGGGCCGTGTTGGTTGATGTTTCTTGACGTTCCCAAAATCCTGTCCAGAGAACTGAAGAAAATGCGAACAGACAGACCCCAAAGGATGCAGAGCCCCTCCAGTTGATCAACCTGCCCTTCGGGTGAGCCCCTAAACTCCATTAGATTCCTCGTATTGTTCTGGGCTTTGTTGAGTTTGTTGTGCAGAAGAGTCAAAGTCTCATCCGTTTGAGGAGTTACATGTGACAACGTCAGCAGCTGCACGGTGTCAGCACATGAGGTCATCACTTCATTTAGCTGCTTTTTCACATCTGCCGTCGTCAGTCGAGCGAGACGCATCTCAGCATAAATAACGTGAAACCAGGGTCCGGTTCCCGGCATTAGAGTCTTCCGGATGTTGTTGATGAGGTCGGAAAACTGTGTGCTGAGTCGAAAGACACTCTCAGTACTCAGTGAGGAGCTCATGGCCGACTCTTGAGCAGTCTGGACCAGCAGAGGTGTCAGGGACACCAGTTCAGCCCGGAAGCTTTCCAGAGTCTTACAGTCGATGTCATCCATGATGGCTAAAGCTTCCCTTGTAGCTTGGGAGTAGCAGTTGGACAGCTCAAGAACGCCGGTACACACCTGGTTGAGGGCTGCAATATCTTTGCCTTTAGTCACGCTCACGACTTCTTGTAGGAGGGGTAAAAGGTCAAATTCAAAAGGCATCTGGATCAGTTTAGGCTCCTCTGAGTTATCGTCTATCCTTAAATCATCGTCAAATTTATGAGACAACTCCACTTCCACGATTTCTCTATCTGACACCTCCTCCTCATGTTCCGTGTCAATCATCTTCAGGAGCGACGAATCCAAACTCGTCAGCCCATGATCCTCATTTAAGTCACAGGAGTTGTGTTCGGAGACGTGGGGCTGACGGGCACTCTCCCGTAGGGGACTAAGGAGATGTGGATGCTGGTGGCCATCCAGTCCCTCCCTGAGGACTTTAAAATGGTGAATAGCAGCAGAGACATTGTCAGAAAAGGGTGAAGACGCCTCCACGTTGATGCTGTGTCCTGCAAGCATGTCACTGACCGACTGGCTCACTTTGCTTTGACAAATGTGCGCCTGTTTGAGCAGGACCAGGAGGCCATTCCTGTAGATGGGGTCTTCACTCTGGTCTAAATGCCTCCTGACAGACCGCATCACCAGCTTCATATGACACATTAGCTTGGTCGCATGCACACGAAACAGCTCATGGCTTTGTTGCCTGTATGCATCATCACAACGACTGCTCTCATTTGCCATCTCTGTCAGAGCCAAATTTGTAAACACTCTGATGTCCATCACGTCGCTGACAGCATCGTGGAGCTGTCTCCATCCTTCTTGCCAGTTCTGACAACATTCATTAAGCTTTTCAAGAGTTTGTACCGAGTTATCAGTCAATTCCAGAGACAGAGGAGAAATCTGGGCTCTCAGTCTCATCAGACACACTCTGGAGTTCTCAACGTTCTCTAGGCTCTTTGCATCCTTGGTTACTGCGGAGAAAAAGCATGCAACTTCTATCATTCTATCCGAGTACGATATGAACTCTTCAACTGGTGGTTGAAGAAAGCTTAGATCAGACTCTGTGGAGGAACCCACAACCAGAGCTTCCCTCACCACATTGGAAAGTTCCTCAAAGACAGAAGACGCTACCGGAAACGTGTCCAAGAGTTGATGAAGAACGGCAGCCATCATTGCTTTGTCGAGACCTTCAAGGAGTTCCTCTAATGAAGCAAAGATGTTCCGAAAATGCTGCTGATGATCCTCAGAGGACCTCAAAAGGTATTTCATATCGGACCACAAGTGAAGAACATGTCGACAGTGCAGCACCAGTTTTTGCTGAAGCTCTCTTGGAGAAGAGTTGGCCACAGCCATGCAGTGAAAGACAAGATCTCGAACCAGGCTGTCCAAGTCATGACCTGACATGTTGGACCAACCCTCAAGCAGCTGCAACAAACTGATTCTCCTCTCAGTGTAAAAACCACACGTTCCCAGAGATCCTCTTTGACATTCACTTTTCAAAGTGCTGACAATGTTGTCCACAGTGCTCTGCACCTTGTCCAGTATGAACTTCTTAGCTGCTTGAGCCTCCTTGCTTGTCGGGTGCTTGATGGTGGTGCAGGTAGCGGTGTGAAGCATAGGGATACATCTTCTTAGGATCTCCAAGGAGTTTCTAAGCTCTTTGGCCTGTCGGGGATCCTTTAAGGAGTCAGCTCTGTCAGCGGTTAGACTGCTGAGATGAAGCAAGGAGTCAGAAAACACTTGAAAGGCTTTGAGCAGGGAATGGATGTCCGAGCTGGAGCCGAGGTCAGAGAGATGCTCTGACACTTGATCTGCAGCTGCTAGGACTTCTCTTACTGTGGAGTTGTCATCCACTAAGAGAACCTGGAGGAGGAAAAACAGACATGGTCACTTCACCGTGTAGAACCATTTTCTATCCTATTCATGAACCAACATGTTGtactcccacatcccaaaacatGTATATTAGGTTAGATAGAGACTGTCCAAGAGATTGTCCACTGTGATATgtactagtccagggtgtactcttaTAGTCTTACTTTGACCACTCCCAGGAAAACCGTTTGTGCAGCAGTGATGAGTTCCTCTTTGTGCTCAGTCAAGTCGGGTTGGATGCTGAGCTTCTGGGCCGCCAGCAGCACATGTTGGCCTGACACTGTGACGGGTTCCAGCAGAGAGGACATTTCCTTACGTAGCACATCGTCATCAGTCTCTGCAACTTGTCTGGAGATAAGACAGAATGGGGAACATTTAGTGGTACACAAATGTAATAAGGATtcattttgattgacattgttagcgatgggggcggcacggcggtctagtggttagcgcgcagacctcacagctaggagaccagg
The window above is part of the Doryrhamphus excisus isolate RoL2022-K1 chromosome 20, RoL_Dexc_1.0, whole genome shotgun sequence genome. Proteins encoded here:
- the LOC131107814 gene encoding uncharacterized protein LOC131107814 isoform X1, whose translation is MSSLLDHGLIRTVAVDRVVAPFACHLCHLVLLCDSLEDPKHFSQLEEAARSVAKTTANMAAVASRQVAETDDDVLRKEMSSLLEPVTVSGQHVLLAAQKLSIQPDLTEHKEELITAAQTVFLGVVKVLLVDDNSTVREVLAAADQVSEHLSDLGSSSDIHSLLKAFQVFSDSLLHLSSLTADRADSLKDPRQAKELRNSLEILRRCIPMLHTATCTTIKHPTSKEAQAAKKFILDKVQSTVDNIVSTLKSECQRGSLGTCGFYTERRISLLQLLEGWSNMSGHDLDSLVRDLVFHCMAVANSSPRELQQKLVLHCRHVLHLWSDMKYLLRSSEDHQQHFRNIFASLEELLEGLDKAMMAAVLHQLLDTFPVASSVFEELSNVVREALVVGSSTESDLSFLQPPVEEFISYSDRMIEVACFFSAVTKDAKSLENVENSRVCLMRLRAQISPLSLELTDNSVQTLEKLNECCQNWQEGWRQLHDAVSDVMDIRVFTNLALTEMANESSRCDDAYRQQSHELFRVHATKLMCHMKLVMRSVRRHLDQSEDPIYRNGLLVLLKQAHICQSKVSQSVSDMLAGHSINVEASSPFSDNVSAAIHHFKVLREGLDGHQHPHLLSPLRESARQPHVSEHNSCDLNEDHGLTSLDSSLLKMIDTEHEEEVSDREIVEVELSHKFDDDLRIDDNSEEPKLIQMPFEFDLLPLLQEVVSVTKGKDIAALNQVCTGVLELSNCYSQATREALAIMDDIDCKTLESFRAELVSLTPLLVQTAQESAMSSSLSTESVFRLSTQFSDLINNIRKTLMPGTGPWFHVIYAEMRLARLTTADVKKQLNEVMTSCADTVQLLTLSHVTPQTDETLTLLHNKLNKAQNNTRNLMEFRGSPEGQVDQLEGLCILWGLSVRIFFSSLDRILGTSRNINQHGPQKLLSVLSESSLRIQEALNLTSLTCKSVFKSKELTVLQDELKTLTERYLQAAEDLCVTPSVLQLAQPELLQRNVIIKMKELSGLLSKENNSYDTVLHNLLKMAYVAEEAQQRFEQSASLLFENVKAATKKVEESFSYMRDIRTRSNLRSINNHLCFLMSDIISEMCLVVQTGSFCDTFNLEVKIQCWSAKAHYVVEEISKQDGIHQEAKEKIRAGLQGMLPDGHVQAVPIASNVKRPEILPRRNKDAAESKTIAIIKHRTPNTIRNVASHSKDAFSLTSTSFFLKQESDSWDPKDNRIVQQTRKMAETLYHMTQFLRNRGPLLNKEAFVCAAKDVMSNCQSVTDFIQVIANHCLDEQCAQELSLIVEQILTITNQLSILSSVNAVTPGCKSSDEILVKNTQNLLHTVLRGVHAAETACITGLKQPDPNSAEAEAMALCFQWKRNLEIHRAQETSNPQTDELGLRKISSHSLAPSLVSPVQDGFKLSLQGEEPSPANLACLGSLYWDWISSARAWTGKLCTAGGVTAESNETSHGIDLRR
- the LOC131107814 gene encoding uncharacterized protein LOC131107814 isoform X2 is translated as MSSLLDHGLIRTVAVDRVVAPFACHLCHLVLLCDSLEDPKHFSQLEEAARSVAKTTANMAAVASRQVAETDDDVLRKEMSSLLEPVTVSGQHVLLAAQKLSIQPDLTEHKEELITAAQTVFLGVVKVLLVDDNSTVREVLAAADQVSEHLSDLGSSSDIHSLLKAFQVFSDSLLHLSSLTADRADSLKDPRQAKELRNSLEILRRCIPMLHTATCTTIKHPTSKEAQAAKKFILDKVQSTVDNIVSTLKSECQRGSLGTCGFYTERRISLLQLLEGWSNMSGHDLDSLVRDLVFHCMAVANSSPRELQQKLVLHCRHVLHLWSDMKYLLRSSEDHQQHFRNIFASLEELLEGLDKAMMAAVLHQLLDTFPVASSVFEELSNVVREALVVGSSTESDLSFLQPPVEEFISYSDRMIEVACFFSAVTKDAKSLENVENSRVCLMRLRAQISPLSLELTDNSVQTLEKLNECCQNWQEGWRQLHDAVSDVMDIRVFTNLALTEMANESSRCDDAYRQQSHELFRVHATKLMCHMKLVMRSVRRHLDQSEDPIYRNGLLVLLKQAHICQSKVSQSVSDMLAGHSINVEASSPFSDNVSAAIHHFKVLREGLDGHQHPHLLSPLRESARQPHVSEHNSCDLNEDHGLTSLDSSLLKMIDTEHEEEVSDREIVEVELSHKFDDDLRIDDNSEEPKLIQMPFEFDLLPLLQEVVSVTKGKDIAALNQVCTGVLELSNCYSQATREALAIMDDIDCKTLESFRAELVSLTPLLVQTAQESAMSSSLSTESVFRLSTQFSDLINNIRKTLMPGTGPWFHVIYAEMRLARLTTADVKKQLNEVMTSCADTVQLLTLSHVTPQTDETLTLLHNKLNKAQNNTRNLMEFRGSPEGQVDQLEGLCILWGLSVRIFFSSLDRILGTSRNINQHGPQKLLSVLSESSLRIQEALNLTSLTCKSVFKSKELTVLQDELKTLTERYLQAAEDLCVTPSVLQLAQPELLQRNVIIKMKELSGLLSKENNSYDTVLHNLLKMAYVAEEAQQRFEQSASLLFENVKAATKKVEESFSYMRDIRTRSNLRSINNHLCFLMSDIISEMCLVVQTGSFCDTFNLEVKIQCWSAKAHYVVEEISKQDGIHQEAKEKIRAGLQGMLPDGHVQAVPIASNVKRPEILPRRNKDAAESKTIAIIKHRTPNTIRNQESDSWDPKDNRIVQQTRKMAETLYHMTQFLRNRGPLLNKEAFVCAAKDVMSNCQSVTDFIQVIANHCLDEQCAQELSLIVEQILTITNQLSILSSVNAVTPGCKSSDEILVKNTQNLLHTVLRGVHAAETACITGLKQPDPNSAEAEAMALCFQWKRNLEIHRAQETSNPQTDELGLRKISSHSLAPSLVSPVQDGFKLSLQGEEPSPANLACLGSLYWDWISSARAWTGKLCTAGGVTAESNETVGGLTCGD